DNA from Tumebacillus sp. BK434:
GGTCGTCATCCCGTCCCAGGTTAAAGACAAGGAAGGCACGGCCAAGCAATTGGCACCGGTCTTAGACATGACCTATGAAAAGGTGCTGAAAACGATCTCCAAGCGCACCTTGCTCGTCTATCTGCAGCCGGGCGGGCGCAAGATCACCGATGAAAAAGCGCGTCAGGTGCGCACGATGAACCTGCCGGGCGTCCATGTGACCGAAGAGGGCAAGCGCTATTATCCGTTTGACGGGCTGGCGGCGCACGTGCTCGGGTTCTCCGGCGTGGACAACCAAGGCCTCACCGGGCTGGAGCGCTGGTTTGACGACCGCCTGAAAGGCGAGAAAGGGCGGATCTCCTTTTTCGCAAACGCTCGAGGGCAGGAGATGCCGCAGGAAGACGACGAATATGTCGCGCCGAAAAACGGGGAGAAGCTGGTGACCACGCTCGACGCGGAGATTCAGACGTTTGTCGAGCGCGAAATGGAAAATGTGGTCGCGCAGTACAATCCGGATGAAGCGATGATGATCGTCGCTGACCCGAATACGGGCGAGATCCTGTCCCTGGCTAACTACCCGAATTTTAAGCCGGGCAGCTATCGCAGCTACCCGCAGGAGACGTACAACCGCAACTTGTCGATCTGGAAGAACTTCGAGCCGGGCTCGACGTTTAAGATCGTCACGCTTGCTGCAGCATTGGAAGAGAAGAAAATTTCGCTGACCGACCCGTTTTACGATCCGGGCTACTACGAGGTGGCAGGGCACAGAATTCGCTGCTGGAAAGCGGGGGGCCACGGGCAGGAAACGATGCTCGACGTCGTCGAGAACTCCTGCAACCCGGGCTTCATGCTGATGGGTGAGAGGCTGGGCAAGGAAACGCTGTTCAGCTACATCAACAAGTTCGGTTTCGGCCAAAAGAGCGGGGTCGAACTGCCTGGCGAAGGGAAAGGCGTCATGTTCAACCTGAAAAACGTCGGTCCCCTGGAACTGGCGACCACGTCGTTCGGCCAAGGGGTGGCGGTCACTCCGATCCAGCAGGTGATGGCCGTCTCGGCGATCGCCAACGGCGGCGAGCTGATGAAGCCGCAGGTGGTCAAAGAGTGGCGCGACCCGGAAACCGATCAGGTGACCGAAAAAGTGGAGCCGGAAGTGGTGCGCCGCGTCGTGTCGGAAGCGACGGCGAAACAGGTGCGCGAAACGCTGGAGTCGGTCGTTGCGCGCGGCTCCGGCAAAAACGCCTATCTGGAAGGCTATCGCGTCGGCGGCAAGACCGGTACGGCGCAGGTTGCGGAAAACGGCGCTTATAAATCGGGCCATTACATCGTATCTTTTATAGGCATGGCTCCGGTCGACAATCCGCGCCTCGTGGCCTACATCGCGATCAACAACCCGAAAGCGCCGCTCGTTTTCGGCGGCATCATCGCAGCGCCGGTCGTCGGCAACGTGCTCGCCGACTCCCTGCACTATCTCGGCGTCAAGCCGAGCGCAGGCGGCTTGAAGCGCGAATACCAGTATACTGATATCAAGCCGATCGAAGTCCCGCCGATCGCCGGCATGACGGTCGCCGAAGCGCAAAAGGAGATGTACGGCTCCGGTCTGCAGCTGAAAGTGGAAACGTCAGGAAAAGGCGACTATATCGTCGAACAACAGCCAAAAGCGGGCGCGAAAGTGGCGCCAGGGTCGACAGTTCGGCTGTACTTGTCGGATAAACCGGATAAACCCACCCCCTGAGCCTTGTGCTTAGGGAGTGGTTTGGTTAATAATGAGAGTGTTTGAGAAACGTGATCTATTTTTGGCAAGCAAGAGGAGGAACCCCCGGTGCGGCTCAGCGAGTTGATAGCTCCGATCTTAATCAAAACGCTCATCGGTTCCGATGACGTCGAAATAACGAATATGACGGCCGATTCGCGCCGTGTACAGCCGGGCAGCCTGTTTATCGCGCTGCGCGGCTACACGGTGGACGGCCATGATTTTGTACGAGGCGCAGTGGAAGCGGGCGCTGCCGCTGTCGTGGTTGAACAAGCGATCGAGGGGCTCTCAGCACCGCAAGTCGTCGTCCGGGACACACGGGCGGCGACTGCGGTGCTTGCGTCCGTTTTCTATCACCATCCTTCCCGATCGATGAAAGTGATCGGGGTGACCGGCACGAACGGAAAGACGACGACCACCTTTTTGATCGACCGCATCTTGAGCGATGCGGGCAAGAAGACCGGCGTGATCGGCACGATCATGGCGAAGATCGGGAATGAAGAGATCCCGATGGAAAACACCACGCCCGACGTGGCCGACCTGCAGGAGCTGTTCTTCAAGATGCGCGAAGCAGGCACCGAATATCCGATCACCGAAGTGTCGTCCCATGCGCTCGATCTGAAGCGGGCGGCAGGGACCGATTATCATATCGCGATCTTTACGAACTTGACGCAAGATCATCTTGATTTTCACGGTTCGATGGAAGCGTACCGCAACGCCAAGGCGAAGCTGTTTGCCCGCCTCGGCAACACCTATCAAGACGGGGAGCGCCAAAACAAAGTGGCGATCTTAAACGCCGACGACGCTGCGTCTGAGCATTTCCGCGACGCGACGACCGCGCAGGTGATCACTTATGGCATCGATGCGGAGGCGGACGTCCGCGCTGTCGATGTGCAGGTGGAGGCGGGCGGCGTCTCGTTTCGGGTGGACAGCGTGTTTGGGCAGGAGAGCTTCTCGCTGCAGCTGACCGGCAAGTTTAACGTCTACAACGCGCTGGCGGCGATGACCGCGTGTCTCGCCGAAGGCATTCCCTTTGCTTCTATTAAAATGTCGCTGGAGTCGATCCCTGGCGTCAACGGCCGTTTTGAAACGGTGCAGGCCGGACAGGATTTCACGGTGATCGTCGACTATTCGCACACGCCGGACTCGCTGTTGAACGCGATGAACACCGTGCGCGAATTTGCCAAGCAGAAAGTGTATTGCGTCGTCGGCTGCGGCGGAGACCGCGACCGCACCAAGCGTCCGCTGATGGCGCGCATCGCCGTCGATACGGCCGACCTGGCGATCTTGACGTCAGACAACCCGCGCACCGAAGATCCGGACCTGATCATCGACGACATGGAAGCGGGCGTGCAGGATGCCCGAGGCCGTTATGTGCGCATC
Protein-coding regions in this window:
- a CDS encoding stage V sporulation protein D, with translation MIRKRLVIVLMALAAVFCALVLRLGYVQMIQSPWLTAQAEDLWRRNIPVEPKRGVITDRHGEVLAYNGSAPTVVVIPSQVKDKEGTAKQLAPVLDMTYEKVLKTISKRTLLVYLQPGGRKITDEKARQVRTMNLPGVHVTEEGKRYYPFDGLAAHVLGFSGVDNQGLTGLERWFDDRLKGEKGRISFFANARGQEMPQEDDEYVAPKNGEKLVTTLDAEIQTFVEREMENVVAQYNPDEAMMIVADPNTGEILSLANYPNFKPGSYRSYPQETYNRNLSIWKNFEPGSTFKIVTLAAALEEKKISLTDPFYDPGYYEVAGHRIRCWKAGGHGQETMLDVVENSCNPGFMLMGERLGKETLFSYINKFGFGQKSGVELPGEGKGVMFNLKNVGPLELATTSFGQGVAVTPIQQVMAVSAIANGGELMKPQVVKEWRDPETDQVTEKVEPEVVRRVVSEATAKQVRETLESVVARGSGKNAYLEGYRVGGKTGTAQVAENGAYKSGHYIVSFIGMAPVDNPRLVAYIAINNPKAPLVFGGIIAAPVVGNVLADSLHYLGVKPSAGGLKREYQYTDIKPIEVPPIAGMTVAEAQKEMYGSGLQLKVETSGKGDYIVEQQPKAGAKVAPGSTVRLYLSDKPDKPTP
- a CDS encoding UDP-N-acetylmuramoyl-L-alanyl-D-glutamate--2,6-diaminopimelate ligase, whose product is MRLSELIAPILIKTLIGSDDVEITNMTADSRRVQPGSLFIALRGYTVDGHDFVRGAVEAGAAAVVVEQAIEGLSAPQVVVRDTRAATAVLASVFYHHPSRSMKVIGVTGTNGKTTTTFLIDRILSDAGKKTGVIGTIMAKIGNEEIPMENTTPDVADLQELFFKMREAGTEYPITEVSSHALDLKRAAGTDYHIAIFTNLTQDHLDFHGSMEAYRNAKAKLFARLGNTYQDGERQNKVAILNADDAASEHFRDATTAQVITYGIDAEADVRAVDVQVEAGGVSFRVDSVFGQESFSLQLTGKFNVYNALAAMTACLAEGIPFASIKMSLESIPGVNGRFETVQAGQDFTVIVDYSHTPDSLLNAMNTVREFAKQKVYCVVGCGGDRDRTKRPLMARIAVDTADLAILTSDNPRTEDPDLIIDDMEAGVQDARGRYVRITDRREAIRYAVEQAEAGDVIMIAGKGHETYQIVGKTKHHFDDREVAAEAIRGEQA